The genomic region TTCCGGAAATGGGTGGTAATGAAATTATCTGGGAACATCTATTCTGGATTTTTGGTCACCCGGAAGTATACATTCTGGTATTGCCGGCTTTTGGTATATTCAGTGAAGTGATTACAACTTTCTCCAAGAAACGTCTGTTTGGATATTCCGCAATGGTATTCGCAACCGTACTTATTGCATTCTTTGGTTTTATGGTTTGGGCACACCACATGTTCACAGTAGGTATGGGACCAATTGCTAACTCCATTTTTGCGATTGCGACCATGGCGATTGCTGTGCCAACGGGTATCAAAATATTTAACTGGCTGTTTACCATGTGGGGTGGAAACATCCGACTCACAACCCCAATGCTCTGGGCAGCAGGATTCATACCAACATTTACAATCGGTGGTATGACAGGTGTAATGGTTGCTGTGGCAGCGGCCGACCTGCAATATCATGATACGTATTTCGTTGTTGCACACTTCCACTATGTAATCGTTGGCGGGGTTGTATTCGGTCTTATCGCCGCAACACACTACTGGTGGCCGACGATGTTTGGTAAGATATTAAATGAGAAACTCGGAAAATGGACATTCTGGCTCTTTTTCATCGGTTTCCATTTAACATTCTTTATCCAGCATTTCCTTGGTCTAATGGGTATGCCACGAAGATACTGGAAGTTCCTGCCTGGTCAGGAATTAGAAGTAGGAAACTTTATCAGTACCATCGGGGCGCTGCTGATGGCTGTGGGTACGATTATTCTGCTTTACAATATCGTAAAAACAACTGTGAGTGGAGAAAAAAGTGATCCCGATCCTTGGGATGGCCGTACACTTGAATGGAGTTTACCAAATCCAACACCACACTATAATTTTAAACAATTACCACTTGTACGCGGACTGGATCCACTGTGGGTTGAAAAAACTCAGGGAAATGGCAAAATGATCCCGGCTGAGCCTGTGAATGATATTCATATGCCGAATAATTCATTCTTACCTTTTATGATGTCGTTAGGATTATTTATAGCAGGCCTTGGATTTATCTTCCGCACAGATTCAACAATGGGATATGTCGGCATTGTTGCTGGTCTCGTTATTTTCTTTGGAAGTATGATTATCCGTTCTGTAAAAGATGATCTAGGTTATCACATTCATAAAGAAGATCTTGAAGAAGAGGGGGCTGGGGCAGAATGAGTACACACGAAGATGTTCTAAGCTCAGAAAATTTACCACATGAACCCGAGCGTGCAACCCTTGAAGGTAAAAATAAATTTATGGGGTTCTGGTTCTTTCTTGGTGGCGAAACAGTCCTTTTCGCAAGTCTGTTTGGTACCTATCTTGCACTGAAAAATTCTTTTGGTGAAGCGGAAGGAACACCTTCGCAGGATTTATTCGGATTACCTTTAGTTTTTATAATGACGATGATTCTGCTTACGAGTTCACTAACAAGTGTATATGCCATCTATCATATGAAAAATCATGCATTTAAAAAGATGATGGTTTGGTTTGGGATTACTGTACTATTAGGGGCTGCGTTTCTTGGCCTTGAAGTATATGAGTTTAATCATTATGTTCACGATTATGGTCATACATTTACTGCACACGCCTTTGGTTCTGCTTTTTATGCGCTAGTAGGCTTCCATGGTGCACACGTTGCGTTTGGTCTTGGATGGTTCATTGTTCTCATGATCCGAAATGCAAAACGAGGCTTGAATTTATATAATGCCCCTAAATTTTATTTAGCCAGTTTATATTGGCACTTTATTGATGTCGTTTGGGTATTTATTTTCACAGTAGTTTATCTCATGGGAAAGGTGGGGTAATGAATGGCAGATAACACCAATTCCAATATTCATGATCAGTTTCATAAAGCAAAGCACAAAGAGGAAATGAAGCATCAGGTCATTACATTTGCTATGATGATTGCTTTTACCATCATTGCTTTTGGCCTGGTAGCCGGAGATTTCAGTAAGCTTTTCGTCGTACCAATCATATTGGTTTTAGCAGCTGTTCAGGTACTTTTTCAGCTATATTATTTCATGCATTTAAACCAAAAGGGACATGAAATGCCAGCTCTTATGATATACTCTGGTGTATTTGCAGCTGTATTAACCATCTTAGCTCTAACAACGATCACATGGATTTAATAAAGATCGAGGCGCCGGCCTCGATCTTTTTCATTTACGAAAGAGAGTCTGCAGGAAGTGTGAATAATTTATGACAGTTGTTTGACTTATGGTTTATTTGTTTAGGTTAACCATATAAAATCAGTTATAATAGTGGTAATAGAACATTAAAATGGAGTGACAAACATGTGGTCAAAACTACAATTATTTGGATTTCAGGCTCTGTGGAGTCCTTATTTTCTCGTTTACATAATTATATTGGGTTTGCTTTACTATGCCGTAACAGGCCCCTTACGTCATAAATTCGGGGGTCAGGGGGAAGATCGTCCAACAGGATGGCAGAAACGCATGTTTTATCTAGGACTGCTCTTATTGTATATCATCAAAGGAGCACCGGTCGATTTACTCTCTCATATTTCTCTTATGGCGCATATGATTCAAATGGCCTTGTACTACTTATTATTTCCAATTCTTATTATCAAGGGAATACCAGTCTGGATCTGGAAAAAGGTTTTTGGTGTGAAGCTGTTAGGCCCTGTCTTAAGGCTTTTAACTAAACCACTGGTAGCGGTGCTGTTCTTTAACTTTACTTTTTCCATTTATCATATACCGGCGATTTTGGACTTTTCCAAATCCCATCAGTTAGCTCATTCCAGTATTTCCATCTTTATTCTCTTTACGGCGTTTTGTATGTGGTGGCCGCTTATGTCACCTTTACAAAATCATCAAATAAAGAAACCTTTCGCTAAAATTTTATATATATTTGGGAACGGAATGCTTATTACACCTGCATGCGCCCTAATCATCTTCTCAAGCGAACCAATCTATGCCACTTACTCTGAGATGCAGGCGTGGACAACGGCTTTAAGTTTATGTGTTCCTTCAGACGTACTAAGTGGTATTTCATTTGGTGGTCCGCAAATTATAACGAATGTAAGTGTTTTATATGACCAGCAGGCTGGTGGAATTATTATGAAAGTTATGCAGGAAATTATCTATGGTTTTGTCTTGGCGAAAGTATTCTTTACTTGGTTTAAAAATGAATCGAGCAGAGGTGTTGATCCGATTCCCAATCAATCCTGAGACTGGATAAGAACTATAGGAGGACAAGTATGGCGACAATTTTGCCCACATTAAGTACATTATTTATTATTATTTCAGCCATTTTAGTAGCCATTGGATGGATTTTAATCGCAAAAAATAAGCGAAAGGCTCATAAAAAGGTTATGATCAGTGGCGCTTTAGCTGCACTGGCATTCTTTACGATTTACATGTCACGAACAATATTCGTCGGGAATACGTCTTTTGGCGGCCCAGATGATATTAAAATCTATTATACGGTATTTCTGATTTTCCATATTATTCTGGCAACAACAGCAGCTGTTTTTGGCGTAGTTACATTATACTTAGCCTTTAAACGAAAGATTTCCAAGCACCGTAAAATCGGACCTATTACAAGTGTTATCTGGTTTTTCTCTGCTGCAACAGGTGTTGTCGTCTATCTCCTTTTATATGTGATTTATGATGGGGGACAGACAACAAGCATGTTAAAGGCTATTTTCGGTTTTTGATTTACCAATTGTCTGCTGATGGAGGGAGTTGCTGTGATCATAACAGGTCAGGAACTAACACTAAGAGCGGTTACGAAAAAAGATGCAGAGCTGCTCTTGGAACAGCCGGAAAAGTATGCTGAACAACACGGGTTAACCTTACCTGAACGTTGGCCACATGTTCATTTAAATATTCATTTGCCTTTTTATCATGAGTTATTGCAGAGAGATATCCGTAATCAGGGCTATGGTCCATGGGTGATTACAATAGATACCTCCATTGCCGGGGATATAACCGTACAGTCGATACCCAACGATAAAGGGGAGATATGGATAGGCTATTATATTGAGCCCGGGGAGCGTAATAAGGGGGTTGCTTCAAAAGCCATTAAGTATCTTAGTAACTGGGCGATATCCCAGTCTGATATAACGAGAATATATGCGGAGTGTGATCACTCCAATGTTTCTTCAGTGAAGGCATTACAAAATGCGGGCTATTTGCTGCATCATCGTTTCAAAGGACTTGATGTTTATTCCTATTCATAAATATAAAGGAGCTGTCTCAATCATAATGAGTCAGCTCCTTTACTGTTCAGGACTAAATCTTTATTTTCCATTTGATAATTCCGGCTTCTCTGGCGGAATTGTAGGCGATGACCAACAAGGGACCAATGATGAAACCAAGTATACCGATCAATTTCAAACCTAAATACATGGCAATGAGTGTCACAAGAGGGGACAGGCCCATGTGTCGTCCCATGACTTTTGGTTCAACCGTTCTCCTGATGGCTAAGAGAATAATGGCCAGCACACCTAATTGAATTCCCATAGCTAATTCACCAGTAATTAACATGTAAAGGGACCATGGTCCAAGAATAATAATGGATCCAATGATCGGAATAAAATCAATTAACCAGATAATAATGGACATAATAATGGCTACATCAGGTGCAATATACCAAAGCCCTAATAAACTTACAGTAAATATAATGATACTGACCAGAAATTGAGCCTTTAAAAATCCTACAATTACATAAGAGAAACGGGCGGTCATAAAGCTTACTTTTTCAGCCGTTTCTTCCTTCATTAAAGAATAAGCATTTTTTCTTAATTTAGGCAGCTCCAGCATAAATAAAAACAGGGCGATTAAATATACGAGGAAACTGACCAGGTATTCCGGTACTTTGGCCACAATACCGGCTACATTTTCAATGGTAATCGTTTCGTTTATATTTTCACGTATGCCTCCAATATTGTCGTGCAGGGTAGTTGTGACTTCATCGACAAAGTCTTCAGGCATTCCCTGAGTAAAGGTATTCATATCTGATTCTAAATTGTTCACCACATGTGTAATATTGTTGATGTAATTTGGAGCATTCTCTGTCAGCTTCACAAGCTGTGCAACGGATTTTGTTGTAACATATGTACCTATCGTGGATATAATCAGTAAAAATACAATAAAAATAATGGTTACACTTATTTTCCGGGTGATGCCAAATTTGAATTTTAATAACCGAACAAGTGGGTTTAAAATAAAAGCGGTAAGCAACGCAAGTATCAGTGGAACAGATACAGGTAATATGAAAATGATGATGAGTATAGCAATGATGGAAAGGATAATTTTTGTCCATTGTGATTTCGTTAATTTATTGAACAATTTAAGTATGCGGCTCCCTTCTAAAAAACTCTACCTTAAATATAGCACAAGGAGAACTTTTTGAACATCAATAAGGAACAAATTTAACAAAAAAAGGCTATTGAATGGTAAGAATTCAATAGCCTTTTTCTTTATACCCGGGAATTATAAGAGGTCACGTCAGCCTGATTATGCATTTTCTTCCACTTCAAATTGATCAATGGACTCTTTGACCCTTTTAAGAATCTGATTTGATTTTTGCACAATATTCTCAGGGAATTCCTCACCATCCCCATATTCAATCCCATGAGGATAATAATGCTTTCCTAAAAGAGGTGTTAACAATTTAATAATGGCACTTCCCTTGTCAACGTCCCCTTCAATGGCATACCCCTGAATTCGAAGGTAATAGGTAACATTCTTCACATTGGTTTCCATTTTGTAATCATATGTAACACGCTCATAATCCCAGCCGGAAGCGCGAACAAGACCGGCTTTCTCCATAAGATGATCCAAAGGTTTAAGGTTTACAACAGAATCTTCAATACCATGTCCTTCTAATTTCATATATTTCACCTCTATTATAACTTTTCAATCTAAATCCATCATAGTAAAAAAATGCTGATTAATCAATTCTTAAACTGGAAATCGCCATTTTTTCAGAAATATATGTATCAAAATGGACACAATAAAGAAAGGAGGACACTTTGTCTGTTGTCCACTAAAGTTTATTTAAGGAGGATGATGTATGAAATCCATACAGGACATTATGACTCGGAACGTATCCAGCTGCAGTCCGGATGATACCCTTTATGATGCAGCGGTTAAAATGAAAGATCTGGATGTAGGAGTTATTCCGGTTACCGACAATCAGAATCACCTTATGGGGCTTGTAACGGACCGGGATCTAGTGCTTCGAGGCTACGCTGCTAAAAAGTCTGAATCAACGAAAATACAGGACGTAATCAGTGATGACCTATATTCCGTTTCACCTGCAACAGATGTACAGGAGGCAAGCCAGCTTATGGCTGAAAAACAAGTAAGACGCCTGCCAGTTGTCGATAATGGGGAGCTGGTTGGGATCGTATCCTTAGGTGACCTTTCTCTGGAAAAGAAATCTGACCACGCTGCCGGAGTAGCCCTTAACGAAATTTCTGAAAAAAGGGATGAGCTTCATTAATTCAGAACGTGGCCTCTCCTGTTTTTTTATTCACAAATCGCTTATTTTATAATTCCTCAGATTAAAGAAAAACCGCCGATTCGGCGGTTTTTTATTTTCATTCCACACTGGAAGAAGGCAATCATGTATAATTTTAAATAAATTCGCGTATAACGGAAGTGGAGGGAAGTGTTGATGAGGAAAATGATGGGAATTTTATTATTGGCCATTGTGCTCTTTTTTATTATTGAACAGCGTCCTGAAATCATAAATAAAACCAGGGATTTACTTTTTTCGTTTAAAGAAGAAATGTCTCAAACAGACCCTGATATAGCCGATTTACAGACCGAGAAGGCACAGCCTGAAGATACATCTCCTAAGCAGCAGTTTGAGGGAAAGCTCTTCAGCCTGATCACTGCTGATCGTGAATCCATTGTTGAAACGCTGGGGCAGCCGACTCGTAAAGATCCTACACCATTCGGGTATCAGTGGTGGGTTTATGAAAATATAGCCGGTCAATATATACAGGTAGGAATGAAGGAAGGGAAAGCTGTAACCATTTACGCTACGGGTGACCGTTTATCCATCGATCCTATTTCCATCGGTGATTCCTATGACAAGGTCAAGGAGCACTTTCCGGCACAAACCAAGGTTGACATCGAATTATCCAGAGGAAGTTATCAATTCCAATTAAAGGAAGAAGAAAAACGACGCAATCCATTGATTAAATTGTCTGATCAGCGTTTTATGCAATTATATTTTGATACGTTTACAAAGCAACTTTCCTCTGTAAGGTTACTGGATGCGGAGACATTATTGCATTTGAAGCCCTATGCAGTGAAATACAGAGGTGATTTGCCGGAGATTAACCTTACAAATAAGGAGTGGAAAAATATTCAGGAAGGAAGGGAAAAACAAATATTTGCCCTCAGCAATGAAATCCGTAAACGGTTTTCATTGACGACATTTAGCTGGTATGAGCCTGTATCAGAAGTGGCGTTTTCCCATAGTGAGGATATGGCTGAAAAGAACTATTTTTCCCATTACGCACCAGATGGGGATGGGCTGAAGGAACGGCTGGCAGAACGGAAAATTAAATACTTATCAGCCGGTGAAAATATTGCGGCTCAGTACCCGGATGCAGCAGCTGCTGTAGAAGGATGGTTAAATAGCAAAGGGCACAGAGAAGCCTTGTTAAACGGGGATTTCACCCATTTAGGAACAGGTGTTTACCGGGATTACTATACCCAGAATTTCCTGCAAAAAATACAATAATCGCCCATGAACACCTGCACAATTCTGGATGTTTTACATAAAATACTAGTAGTTATTTGTGCACAGGTGGTGAAATGAAAATGTCCAGTTTGCATCCCAAGGTGGAACAATTTAAGTCATTCGTTGAAAAACATCCGAAATTAATGGAGCACGTACGTAATCGGAAAGAAACCTGGCAGCCTTACTATGAAAAGTGGCTTTTATATGGGGAAGAGGACGAGTATTGGGACGATTTTAAAGAAGAAAGGGAAAGGTCTGCAACTAAAGAAAAACGCGCCAATAATCAGGAGCTGTTTCAAAAGCTCTCAAACATGATGAATAATATGGATATGAATAAGCTGCAGGATCAGATGAACCAATTGAATGGAGTGATTTCCAATGTTCAAAACCTGATTCAGCAATTTCAGCAGCAAAATTCCGGCTCAGACTGGTCTCAGGGTGCGCAGCAACACCGGCCTGATCCATTTAAGTTTGGCAAAGATTAAGGAGGGGAAAGGATGCAGCCAAGTGTTTATCATTTTTTAAAAAGCCGCCCTGATCTTCTTCATTTTGTCCGGATGAATCCATCCTGGTACCGCATTCTTACACGTAATCCTGAGCGTATAAATGTTCTTGAAGAGACCTCTAAAACTTTTTATGGTCAGACGTTCTCGCAGAAGGCCGGAAAATTTAGCGAACAGCTAAATTTATTGTCGATGCTGCTTTCTATGTCCGAATATATGAACACGGACGGTTAGATAGGGGAATCCAATTACACGAGGTTCGTTAAAATATTGAAAATAATAGGAAAAGATTTTCATCTCCGGTTATCTTTGATATGATGAAAGTGGAGGTGGAATCATGATAGCTACAATGGAAGTTGTTGACATATTAGATAAAGCCGAAAATATTGGTCAAATGGTCCTTCAGTCTGAGACCATGCGCCGCTATGAAGAAGCTAAACATAAATTAGAGCAGGATGATGAGGCCCAGAAGCTTATTGCCGATTTTCAAGATATGAAAGAAAAATATGAAGAGGTACAGCGTTTTGGACGCTATCATCCGGATTATAGTAAAATCACCAAGGAAGTACGCTCAGTAAAGCGTGAAATGGATATGCACGAAACGGTTGCTTTCTATAAAAGAGCAGAAACAGAACTGCAGGCCCTGCTGGACGATATCAGCGGAATTTTGGCTGAAGAAGTGAGTTCAACCATTAAAGTACCCCGTGATGGTGCAGTGTTCAAAGATAAAGGTGGTTGTGGCTGTGGCAGTGGTGGTTCCTGCGGCTGTGCATCCTGATTTTTAACACATATTAACTGGTTGTAATACACCCACTGATGGTAGTTTCCCTTTATCCGGAATGAAACTTTGAAGAACGAACAATGAGGACGATGATATGTTTACAAAAAGGCAAGGAATTTTTGTTTGGGTAAAAAACATAAAAAATGGACGTAAGCTTCGAAGGTTTGGTCATATCATAACGATGTCGAAAAAGCAAAGATATGTCCTGCTTTATGTGAATCAGGAAGATACAGAGGATAAATTACAACAATTGCAAAAGCTACCTTTTGTTATAAAGGCTGAACCATCCTATAAACCATTTATCCGAACAGAATTTGAAAACGAAAAGGCAAAAGAAATCAAAGAAGAAGAATCAAAATACGGTTTTTAGCCTGAAAAGGTTCCCCGGGGGTACGCCCTCAGGGAACTTTTTTCTTTTTAAAGGAAATAAATTTTTAAAAGCTTCTCTGCAATCGAGGTAAATAATGGTTGGTTCGCAATATACCGATTAAATGCTGAAAAAATATTTCCTGGTCACTAAATTTACTGGAAGGAGATACAGTCAATTCAACCGGATCATGCTGGAGTTCATCGGCCAGTTCTTTCCATAAATCAAAACGTTTACTTGGAATCGGAACTCCTTCCAGACAAATGTAGATGGGCTGAAAGTTTCCGGGATTGGTCGGTTTCATCACTAAAGCTAATGAAGCTTCAGGATTATGTTCATCGAACGGATGCAACACCAGCATATGCTGTATTCGCTCCGGCATGGCTCTGCCTATGTACATCAGTTCATATATATCAGAATATCCGTTTCCTAAAGGGATAAATCGCTGCATCATTCTGTTCACCTCATTCCCTATTAATATGTCCAATACCTAATTTAGCATGAATGAGGTCAAAAATGAACATTTATCAAACTTGAAATTTTGTGGATGCCGTCGGGCCGAACCGGTCGCCTCCGCTTTTCTAACAAAAAAATGCCTGCAGATACATATCTGCAGGCTCTCTTTGTTTTGCAACAAAGAGACAAAAAAGGGAGAGGAGAAACCGGAGGAAGAACTTATGGGGAAACGTAAGCCTTCTCCGTTTTAGAACGAATTTTATTTCGTTCTCATCTATCATTGTGACCATTGATGAAGGAACTTATTCATTTTGTGCGCAAAAATTTTTTTCATCTTTTAGCGATTAGAAAAGATGCCATTAAAATCCAAATGTGGTAGCATAAAACTATTATAAAGGTTTTTTATGATTATGAATGGGGTGAGGCAAACATGCGAGTGATTTCCGGTACATATAAAGGCCATCCGTTAAAGACCATATCAGGCAAAAATACCCGGCCTACAACCGATAAAGTGAAAGAAGCGATTTTTCAACGGATTGGGCCTTATTTTGATGGTGGAACAGGACTGGATTTATTTGCCGGCAGTGGAGGATTGGGAATTGAAGCCATCAGCCGTGGCGCAGATAAAGTCCTCTTTGTGGATAAACATCCAAAGGCGATTCAGACCATTTATCAAAACATTAATAGCTTAAAAATTTCAGATCAGGCAGAAGTATACCGAAATGATGCTTTACGTGCGCTAAAAGCAGCTTCAAAGCGAAACCTGGTCTTTGACTGGATATTTCTGGACCCTCCGTACAATCGTGTTTCCTTTGAAAAGCTTTTTAATGCAATTTTTGAATTGGAATTGGTCCGAACAGGAAGCATTCTGGTATGTGAGCATTCTACTGATGATCGATTACCAGAGGGTTTTGAGCGATTAGAAAGACAGAAAACCGATGAATATGGCAGCACAATTTCTGTC from Virgibacillus sp. MSP4-1 harbors:
- the ctaD gene encoding cytochrome c oxidase subunit I, coding for MSTAAVEKQGFGATLWDYLTTVDHKKIGILYLLGGGFFFLLGGLEAMLIRLQLMLPDNELIGAQFYNEIMTMHGTTMIFLAAMPLIFAFMNAIVPLQIGARDVAFPFVNALGFWLFLFGGLLLNLSWFMGGAPDGGWTAYAPFSIWSPTHGFDFYAIGLQITGFGTLMGGINFIVTIVNMRAPGMTYMRMPLFTWTALIASVLILFAFPALTVGLFLMTFDRLFGANFFVPEMGGNEIIWEHLFWIFGHPEVYILVLPAFGIFSEVITTFSKKRLFGYSAMVFATVLIAFFGFMVWAHHMFTVGMGPIANSIFAIATMAIAVPTGIKIFNWLFTMWGGNIRLTTPMLWAAGFIPTFTIGGMTGVMVAVAAADLQYHDTYFVVAHFHYVIVGGVVFGLIAATHYWWPTMFGKILNEKLGKWTFWLFFIGFHLTFFIQHFLGLMGMPRRYWKFLPGQELEVGNFISTIGALLMAVGTIILLYNIVKTTVSGEKSDPDPWDGRTLEWSLPNPTPHYNFKQLPLVRGLDPLWVEKTQGNGKMIPAEPVNDIHMPNNSFLPFMMSLGLFIAGLGFIFRTDSTMGYVGIVAGLVIFFGSMIIRSVKDDLGYHIHKEDLEEEGAGAE
- a CDS encoding cytochrome (ubi)quinol oxidase subunit III — protein: MSTHEDVLSSENLPHEPERATLEGKNKFMGFWFFLGGETVLFASLFGTYLALKNSFGEAEGTPSQDLFGLPLVFIMTMILLTSSLTSVYAIYHMKNHAFKKMMVWFGITVLLGAAFLGLEVYEFNHYVHDYGHTFTAHAFGSAFYALVGFHGAHVAFGLGWFIVLMIRNAKRGLNLYNAPKFYLASLYWHFIDVVWVFIFTVVYLMGKVG
- the ctaF gene encoding cytochrome c oxidase subunit IVB, whose amino-acid sequence is MADNTNSNIHDQFHKAKHKEEMKHQVITFAMMIAFTIIAFGLVAGDFSKLFVVPIILVLAAVQVLFQLYYFMHLNQKGHEMPALMIYSGVFAAVLTILALTTITWI
- the ctaG gene encoding cytochrome c oxidase assembly factor CtaG gives rise to the protein MWSKLQLFGFQALWSPYFLVYIIILGLLYYAVTGPLRHKFGGQGEDRPTGWQKRMFYLGLLLLYIIKGAPVDLLSHISLMAHMIQMALYYLLFPILIIKGIPVWIWKKVFGVKLLGPVLRLLTKPLVAVLFFNFTFSIYHIPAILDFSKSHQLAHSSISIFILFTAFCMWWPLMSPLQNHQIKKPFAKILYIFGNGMLITPACALIIFSSEPIYATYSEMQAWTTALSLCVPSDVLSGISFGGPQIITNVSVLYDQQAGGIIMKVMQEIIYGFVLAKVFFTWFKNESSRGVDPIPNQS
- a CDS encoding DUF420 domain-containing protein, whose product is MATILPTLSTLFIIISAILVAIGWILIAKNKRKAHKKVMISGALAALAFFTIYMSRTIFVGNTSFGGPDDIKIYYTVFLIFHIILATTAAVFGVVTLYLAFKRKISKHRKIGPITSVIWFFSAATGVVVYLLLYVIYDGGQTTSMLKAIFGF
- a CDS encoding GNAT family N-acetyltransferase, which produces MIITGQELTLRAVTKKDAELLLEQPEKYAEQHGLTLPERWPHVHLNIHLPFYHELLQRDIRNQGYGPWVITIDTSIAGDITVQSIPNDKGEIWIGYYIEPGERNKGVASKAIKYLSNWAISQSDITRIYAECDHSNVSSVKALQNAGYLLHHRFKGLDVYSYS
- the ytvI gene encoding sporulation integral membrane protein YtvI, with the translated sequence MFNKLTKSQWTKIILSIIAILIIIFILPVSVPLILALLTAFILNPLVRLLKFKFGITRKISVTIIFIVFLLIISTIGTYVTTKSVAQLVKLTENAPNYINNITHVVNNLESDMNTFTQGMPEDFVDEVTTTLHDNIGGIRENINETITIENVAGIVAKVPEYLVSFLVYLIALFLFMLELPKLRKNAYSLMKEETAEKVSFMTARFSYVIVGFLKAQFLVSIIIFTVSLLGLWYIAPDVAIIMSIIIWLIDFIPIIGSIIILGPWSLYMLITGELAMGIQLGVLAIILLAIRRTVEPKVMGRHMGLSPLVTLIAMYLGLKLIGILGFIIGPLLVIAYNSAREAGIIKWKIKI
- a CDS encoding YugN family protein; the encoded protein is MKLEGHGIEDSVVNLKPLDHLMEKAGLVRASGWDYERVTYDYKMETNVKNVTYYLRIQGYAIEGDVDKGSAIIKLLTPLLGKHYYPHGIEYGDGEEFPENIVQKSNQILKRVKESIDQFEVEENA
- a CDS encoding CBS domain-containing protein, yielding MKSIQDIMTRNVSSCSPDDTLYDAAVKMKDLDVGVIPVTDNQNHLMGLVTDRDLVLRGYAAKKSESTKIQDVISDDLYSVSPATDVQEASQLMAEKQVRRLPVVDNGELVGIVSLGDLSLEKKSDHAAGVALNEISEKRDELH
- a CDS encoding CAP domain-containing protein, translating into MRKMMGILLLAIVLFFIIEQRPEIINKTRDLLFSFKEEMSQTDPDIADLQTEKAQPEDTSPKQQFEGKLFSLITADRESIVETLGQPTRKDPTPFGYQWWVYENIAGQYIQVGMKEGKAVTIYATGDRLSIDPISIGDSYDKVKEHFPAQTKVDIELSRGSYQFQLKEEEKRRNPLIKLSDQRFMQLYFDTFTKQLSSVRLLDAETLLHLKPYAVKYRGDLPEINLTNKEWKNIQEGREKQIFALSNEIRKRFSLTTFSWYEPVSEVAFSHSEDMAEKNYFSHYAPDGDGLKERLAERKIKYLSAGENIAAQYPDAAAAVEGWLNSKGHREALLNGDFTHLGTGVYRDYYTQNFLQKIQ
- the ylbD gene encoding spore coat protein YlbD translates to MSSLHPKVEQFKSFVEKHPKLMEHVRNRKETWQPYYEKWLLYGEEDEYWDDFKEERERSATKEKRANNQELFQKLSNMMNNMDMNKLQDQMNQLNGVISNVQNLIQQFQQQNSGSDWSQGAQQHRPDPFKFGKD
- a CDS encoding YlbE-like family protein, coding for MQPSVYHFLKSRPDLLHFVRMNPSWYRILTRNPERINVLEETSKTFYGQTFSQKAGKFSEQLNLLSMLLSMSEYMNTDG
- a CDS encoding YlbF family regulator — encoded protein: MIATMEVVDILDKAENIGQMVLQSETMRRYEEAKHKLEQDDEAQKLIADFQDMKEKYEEVQRFGRYHPDYSKITKEVRSVKREMDMHETVAFYKRAETELQALLDDISGILAEEVSSTIKVPRDGAVFKDKGGCGCGSGGSCGCAS
- a CDS encoding YlbG family protein; amino-acid sequence: MFTKRQGIFVWVKNIKNGRKLRRFGHIITMSKKQRYVLLYVNQEDTEDKLQQLQKLPFVIKAEPSYKPFIRTEFENEKAKEIKEEESKYGF
- a CDS encoding methylthioribose kinase, with protein sequence MQRFIPLGNGYSDIYELMYIGRAMPERIQHMLVLHPFDEHNPEASLALVMKPTNPGNFQPIYICLEGVPIPSKRFDLWKELADELQHDPVELTVSPSSKFSDQEIFFQHLIGILRTNHYLPRLQRSF
- the rsmD gene encoding 16S rRNA (guanine(966)-N(2))-methyltransferase RsmD yields the protein MRVISGTYKGHPLKTISGKNTRPTTDKVKEAIFQRIGPYFDGGTGLDLFAGSGGLGIEAISRGADKVLFVDKHPKAIQTIYQNINSLKISDQAEVYRNDALRALKAASKRNLVFDWIFLDPPYNRVSFEKLFNAIFELELVRTGSILVCEHSTDDRLPEGFERLERQKTDEYGSTISVTLFKVIEGGMDK